A stretch of the Orcinus orca chromosome 1, mOrcOrc1.1, whole genome shotgun sequence genome encodes the following:
- the TRNP1 gene encoding TMF-regulated nuclear protein 1, translating into MPGCRISACGPGAQEGSAEPGSPSPPPGERLFSPQPPSPTPTLTPTPAQASPQPEVAQESAGSAEGQELQRWRQGASGGAGRTGPAGGAGGGPVAAAAAGGRALELAEARRRLLEVEGRRRLVSELESRVLQLHCVFLAAELRLAHRAESLGRLGGGVAQAELYLAAHGSRLKKGSRRGRRGRPPALLASALGLGGCVPWGAGRLRRGHCPEPDSPFRRSPPRGPASPQR; encoded by the coding sequence ATGCCGGGCTGCCGCATCAGCGCCTGCGGCCCGGGGGCCCAGGAAGGGTCGGCGGAACCGGGGTCCCCATCGCCGCCGCCCGGGGAGCGCCTATTCTCCCCTCAGCCCCCGTCCCCAACTCCGACCTTGACCCCGACCCCGGCTCAGGCCTCACCGCAGCCCGAAGTGGCCCAGGAGTCGGCGGGCTCGGCCGAGGGGCAGGAGCTGCAGCGCTGGCGCCAGGGCGCTAGCGGGGGCGCGGGGCGCACCGGGCCGGCAGGGGGCGCGGGCGGCGGCCCggtcgcggcggcggcggcaggggGCCGCGCGCTTGAGCTGGCCGAAGCGCGGCGGCGACTGCTGGAGGTGGAGGGCCGCCGGCGCCTGGTGTCGGAGCTGGAGAGCCGCGTGCTGCAGCTGCACTGCGTCTTCCTGGCGGCCGAGCTGCGCCTGGCGCACCGCGCCGAAAGCCTGGGCCGCCTGGGCGGCGGCGTGGCGCAGGCCGAGCTCTATCTGGCGGCGCACGGGTCACGCCTCAAGAAGGGCTCGCGCCGCGGCCGCCGCGGCCGCCCGCCCGCGCTGCTTGCCTCTGCGCTCGGTCTGGGCGGCTGCGTGCCCTGGGGCGCCGGGCGCCTGCGGCGGGGCCACTGCCCCGAGCCCGATTCGCCCTTCCGCCGGAGCCCGCCCCGCGGCCCCGCCTCCCCCCAGCGCTGA
- the LOC117200185 gene encoding LOW QUALITY PROTEIN: protein CEBPZOS-like (The sequence of the model RefSeq protein was modified relative to this genomic sequence to represent the inferred CDS: substituted 2 bases at 2 genomic stop codons) gives MSTCLRMARTTDPLAKEIFKGVXVAELXAFFGTYFLFEKKSTSQDFRQTMNKKFPFILEVYYKSIEHSGMLHNQEQGQEKWLSSKN, from the coding sequence ATGAGTACGTGCCTCAGGATGGCCCGTACTACGGATCCACTGGCAAAGGAGATCTTTAAAGGAGTTTGAGTAGCTGAACTGTGAGCATTTTTTGGAACATATTTTTTGTTTGAGAAGAAGAGCACAAGCCAAGATTTCAGGCAAACAATGAACAAGAAATTCCCCTTCATCTTGGAAGTTTATTACAAATCCATTGAACATTCTGGAATGTTACACAATCAAGAGCAAGGTCAAGAAAAGTGGCTTAGcagcaaaaattag